A part of Oncorhynchus clarkii lewisi isolate Uvic-CL-2024 chromosome 17, UVic_Ocla_1.0, whole genome shotgun sequence genomic DNA contains:
- the LOC139370825 gene encoding transmembrane and coiled-coil domains protein 1b isoform X2 encodes MKRGTSLQSRRTKAGGTGDPPQKGSPQIHRRSTQEVMLLQAGRPRSSSTTDTPTSPALADMLLTSGYHSTEEPDRLDCLDGSGPAVSPNALSCGADGYGLDSVDTTPDPQRTKQAIAQLQQKILKLTEQIKIEQTARDDNVAEYLKLANNADKQQSARIKQVFEKKNQKSAQTIQQLQRKLEHYHRKLREVEHNGIPRQPKDVLRDMHQGLKGVGAKVTGGLSSFSHATHSAAGAVVSKPREIASLIRNKFGSADNISALKDSLDEPQEDGHVLGTGGSRTLGGASSPKYGSEDDCSSATSGSAGANSITGAPGGPPSSKGLNTLEHGQSLGLDTLLHEVQELRDSQGRLDESFDSLKSHYQRDYTMIMQALQEERYRCERLEEQLNDLTELHQNEILNLKQELASMEEKIAYQSYERARDIQEALEVCQTRISKMELQQQQQQVVQLEGLENATARTLLGKLINVLLAVMAVLLVFVSTVANCVVPLMKTRSRTFSTLLFVVLLAFLWRNWEVISQYLDRFLLSPS; translated from the exons ATGAAGCGAGGGACCAGTCTGCAGAGCCGCCGCACTAAGGCGGGGGGGACCGGGGACCCCCCCCAGAAAGGCAGCCCCCAGATCCACCGGAGGAGTACCCAGGAGGTTATGCTGCTGCAGGCTGGCCGCCCGCGCTCCTCCTCCACCACGGACACGCCCACCAGCCCCGCCCTGGCCGACATGCTGCTCACTTCCGGGTACCACTCCACTGAGGAGCCTGACAGG CTGGATTGTCTGGACGGTTCCGGCCCGGCCGTATCGCCCAACGCCCTCTCCTGCGGAGCCGACGGTTACGGGCTGGACTCGGTCGACACCACACCCGACCCCCAGCGCACAAAACAGGCCATCGCCCAGCTGCAGCAGAAGATCCTCAAGCTCACAGAGCAGATCAAGATTGAGCAGACTGCCAGAGACGACAACGTGGCCGAGTACCTGAAGCTGGCCAACAACGCGGACAAGCAGCAGAGTGCCCGCATCAAACAGGTGTTTGAGAAGAAGAACCAGAAGTCGGCCCAGACCATCCAGCAGCTGCAGAGGAAGCTGGAGCACTACCACCGCAAACTGAGAGAGGTGGAGCACAACGGTATCCCCCGTCAGCCCAAAGACGTGCTCCGAGACATGCACCAAGGCCTCAAGGGCGTGGGCGCTAAG GTCACCGGTGGCCTCTCTAGCTTCTCCCACGCCACTCACTCGGCGGCCGGGGCCGTGGTGTCCAAGCCTCGAGAGATCGCCTCCCTCATCCGCAACAAGTTTGGCAGCGCAGACAACATCTCTGCCCTGAAGGACTCCCTGGACGAGCCCCAGGAAGATGGTCACGTTCTGGGGACTGGTGGGTCCAGGACCCTGGGGGGGGCTTCTAGCCCCAAGTACGGCAGCGAGGACGACTGCTCCAGTGCCACCTCCGGCTCGGCTGGGGCCAACAGCATCACAGGGGCCCCCGGGGGCCCGCCCAGCTCTAAGGGCCTGAACACACTGGAGCACGGCCAGAGCTTGGGCTTGGACACGCTGCTCCACGAGGTCCAGGAGCTCCGGGACAGCCAAGGTCGGCTGGATGAGTCGTTTGACAGCCTGAAAAGCCATTACCAGAGAGACTACACCATGATCATGCAAGCCTTGCAGGAGGAGAGATACAG gtgtgagCGTTTGGAGGAGCAGCTGAATGACTTAACAGAGCTGCACCAGAATGAGATCCTGAACCTGAAGCAGGAGCTGGCCAGCATGGAGGAGAAGATCGCCTATCAGTCTTACGAGAGAGCTAGAGACATTCAG GAGGCTCTGGAGGTGTGCCAGACGCGTATCTCCAAGATGGAGCtgcagcaacaacagcagcaggtGGTCCAGCTAGAGGGCCTAGAGAACGCCACGGCCCGGACCTTGCTGGGCAAGCTCATCAACGTACTGCTAGCCGTCATGGCCGTGCTCCTGGTATTCGTCTCCACCGTGGCCAACTGCGTGGTGCCCCTGATGAAGACGCGCAGCCGCACCTTCTCCACGCTGCTCTTTGTCGTCCTCCTCGCCTTCCTGTGGAGGAACTGGGAGGTCATCTCGCAGTACCTGGATCGCTTCCTGCTGTCCCCTAGTTGA
- the LOC139370825 gene encoding transmembrane and coiled-coil domains protein 1b isoform X1 → MDQASSEQSPEEPDAGGRAEQEVGRRASESEHGLSKITHNALENMGALGHGLKQLFQPQRRRSSVSPHDAAASSSGGPALEPPDGGGPEVGDAHSAPGPDSDPHTTSSAPPAALSRVLQQIRGAPPIMKRGTSLQSRRTKAGGTGDPPQKGSPQIHRRSTQEVMLLQAGRPRSSSTTDTPTSPALADMLLTSGYHSTEEPDRLDCLDGSGPAVSPNALSCGADGYGLDSVDTTPDPQRTKQAIAQLQQKILKLTEQIKIEQTARDDNVAEYLKLANNADKQQSARIKQVFEKKNQKSAQTIQQLQRKLEHYHRKLREVEHNGIPRQPKDVLRDMHQGLKGVGAKVTGGLSSFSHATHSAAGAVVSKPREIASLIRNKFGSADNISALKDSLDEPQEDGHVLGTGGSRTLGGASSPKYGSEDDCSSATSGSAGANSITGAPGGPPSSKGLNTLEHGQSLGLDTLLHEVQELRDSQGRLDESFDSLKSHYQRDYTMIMQALQEERYRCERLEEQLNDLTELHQNEILNLKQELASMEEKIAYQSYERARDIQEALEVCQTRISKMELQQQQQQVVQLEGLENATARTLLGKLINVLLAVMAVLLVFVSTVANCVVPLMKTRSRTFSTLLFVVLLAFLWRNWEVISQYLDRFLLSPS, encoded by the exons ATGGATCAGGCTAGTAGTGAGCAGAGTCCTGAGGAGCCGGATGCGGGAGGTCGGGCGGAGCAGGAGGTGGGCCGAAGGGCATCTGAGTCGGAGCACGGCCTGTCCAAAATCACCCACAATGCACTGGAGAACATGGGCGCGCTTGGCCACGGCCTGAAGCAGCTTTTCCAGCCGCAGCGCCGCCGCTCGTCCGTCTCCCCGCACGACGCCGCCGCCTCCTCCTCAGGTGGCCCCGCCCTTGAGCCCCCTGACGGTGGGGGGCCAGAGGTTGGGGACGCCCACTCGGCACCCGGTCCGGACTCTGACCCCCACACTACTTCCTCCGCTCCCCCTGCAGCTCTGAGCCGCGTTCTGCAGCAAATCCGTGGCGCGCCCCCCATAATGAAGCGAGGGACCAGTCTGCAGAGCCGCCGCACTAAGGCGGGGGGGACCGGGGACCCCCCCCAGAAAGGCAGCCCCCAGATCCACCGGAGGAGTACCCAGGAGGTTATGCTGCTGCAGGCTGGCCGCCCGCGCTCCTCCTCCACCACGGACACGCCCACCAGCCCCGCCCTGGCCGACATGCTGCTCACTTCCGGGTACCACTCCACTGAGGAGCCTGACAGG CTGGATTGTCTGGACGGTTCCGGCCCGGCCGTATCGCCCAACGCCCTCTCCTGCGGAGCCGACGGTTACGGGCTGGACTCGGTCGACACCACACCCGACCCCCAGCGCACAAAACAGGCCATCGCCCAGCTGCAGCAGAAGATCCTCAAGCTCACAGAGCAGATCAAGATTGAGCAGACTGCCAGAGACGACAACGTGGCCGAGTACCTGAAGCTGGCCAACAACGCGGACAAGCAGCAGAGTGCCCGCATCAAACAGGTGTTTGAGAAGAAGAACCAGAAGTCGGCCCAGACCATCCAGCAGCTGCAGAGGAAGCTGGAGCACTACCACCGCAAACTGAGAGAGGTGGAGCACAACGGTATCCCCCGTCAGCCCAAAGACGTGCTCCGAGACATGCACCAAGGCCTCAAGGGCGTGGGCGCTAAG GTCACCGGTGGCCTCTCTAGCTTCTCCCACGCCACTCACTCGGCGGCCGGGGCCGTGGTGTCCAAGCCTCGAGAGATCGCCTCCCTCATCCGCAACAAGTTTGGCAGCGCAGACAACATCTCTGCCCTGAAGGACTCCCTGGACGAGCCCCAGGAAGATGGTCACGTTCTGGGGACTGGTGGGTCCAGGACCCTGGGGGGGGCTTCTAGCCCCAAGTACGGCAGCGAGGACGACTGCTCCAGTGCCACCTCCGGCTCGGCTGGGGCCAACAGCATCACAGGGGCCCCCGGGGGCCCGCCCAGCTCTAAGGGCCTGAACACACTGGAGCACGGCCAGAGCTTGGGCTTGGACACGCTGCTCCACGAGGTCCAGGAGCTCCGGGACAGCCAAGGTCGGCTGGATGAGTCGTTTGACAGCCTGAAAAGCCATTACCAGAGAGACTACACCATGATCATGCAAGCCTTGCAGGAGGAGAGATACAG gtgtgagCGTTTGGAGGAGCAGCTGAATGACTTAACAGAGCTGCACCAGAATGAGATCCTGAACCTGAAGCAGGAGCTGGCCAGCATGGAGGAGAAGATCGCCTATCAGTCTTACGAGAGAGCTAGAGACATTCAG GAGGCTCTGGAGGTGTGCCAGACGCGTATCTCCAAGATGGAGCtgcagcaacaacagcagcaggtGGTCCAGCTAGAGGGCCTAGAGAACGCCACGGCCCGGACCTTGCTGGGCAAGCTCATCAACGTACTGCTAGCCGTCATGGCCGTGCTCCTGGTATTCGTCTCCACCGTGGCCAACTGCGTGGTGCCCCTGATGAAGACGCGCAGCCGCACCTTCTCCACGCTGCTCTTTGTCGTCCTCCTCGCCTTCCTGTGGAGGAACTGGGAGGTCATCTCGCAGTACCTGGATCGCTTCCTGCTGTCCCCTAGTTGA